The window TCTGTCCTGACATCCTGGAGCTCCCGGGATAAGCCCCATCAAAAGACGGATGTGTAAAAGATCCCTGAACTCACATCTCACCTTAACTACCTCGTCCTTTTGGCTGTAGAATATCAGACGGGGATTCTTCTCCTCCGATGAATCGTATTCCAAGTTGTGGCTACACAGGAAAGAAGGGATCAAGGGAAACAACAGGTCGGCAGTGCTGGGAAGAATAAAGCGAGTCCATCTGTTTTGCTATCTTCGGGCTTACTCAACATGATTTTAACTTGGAAGACTTTTGGAAAGCTGGCCCTGGACTTGGCAACTTGCtaacaacattgttttgttcATAAAGGAGGTCATGAGCATATatgtggtgtttttattttgaaaggtcaCGTCTGAACAAACAGCCTTTAGGAACTGAAAAGAACAAGGATACTATAAAGCCCAGCTCTCCAGAAGAAAATGATGGAGCTCGGGCATTTTCTTTATGCCTCATCCGACCACACTGGGAGCCTGCAGGGACGAACACAGACAGATGTTAAAGCAGCATGACATAAAGCATTGTGCACGCTTCGTTCTTCTATCAAAGGTGCCAGAGATACGTTTTGTATCTCAGCAGAATGCATACAGACATGGCAGCACATGGCTTTTCCCACATTATTCTTCTGATTGCTCATTCACTGTGATGCTTGTCCTCCTGACATATATTTAAtgccatattttcttttctctgccCCAATATGCCAAACAATCCTAGGGCATTAAAAGGTAACCAGATTAAAGTTTAAGGGGAGATGCCAAAggtaaaatgtcctttttttatgtgCTACTCAATTTTGAGATTTTGTTGATTGTTTCACTCATATGTCTAATTACcaattttgaaaacaaaatactCAATTAAGTGTATGTATTTTACTCGCATTGCCTTTTCTTGTCTGTAGATTTCCCCAAATTCACCAAAACTTATGATTAGATACctaatttgtattatttcaacactAAAAAACTGGAAATGTAATTAATCAACAAGGgaagttagggttagggttatactGAATGCTGAAGTCTAACCCTGAAGTTTCTTGACAAATCCATTGAATTTTACAATACATGTATATTCAGAACATTGTACTTAAGGCTTTGTAAATGATCACACACTTAATGTAtggaacatttttctttgtagttgtgtcctctctcttcttgctatgtatttatttactgacaGACCTTCTCATCCTTGCACAAATAtcataaaaatgttaaagaCATGGCATGACATAAACAAAAGCACAGGAAAGATTTATATACTCACCAGCAGTTTACCTCTGGCTATATCGAGCTGTTCTTCGacctctgtgttgttgttaGTGTCTGATGCCCTAACAACAAGGGCAAGCATGAGCACTAAAAAGGCCCacatattttaaagacaaataagtatCCTTAAGTGCTTTTGCCTAAGTTATTACCAACAATAACTAACCCTTTAATCCACTTGGACAGTTACTCAGGGTGGACAAAACCATGACACATTCCTGTAGGGGAGCAGTGCCCTCATGTGTTAGCTGTTAAATTACTGTTTAATGTTGGTTTTCTATCAGACACTCTCAAGTATCCTAATAGTTGGTCACTTGTTAGCCATAATGTTATTTTGCTGCAGTTTAAGATGTCGGGATGTTTTTGAATTTCCAAAGTCCTACGGAGGCCCCCAGCTTTAGAGTTTATAGTTTCTTCCACATCAGATGTTACTGGGAGTCCACTGAAACCTCAGAACATCTGCGCTCTTATCACTTTTTCCCATTCAGTTCACTTGCAGGTGGTTGATGGCCAATAAGAGCCAGCCACACTCTCATAGCTGCTGGGAAGTCAAGATGAGCTGGTTTCGTACAGGTGTCCTTAAGGAGAGAAATTACGTCCTCATTAgtcaatttaataaaaaaacatgttacttgaaaaatgtttcacaatacaaaatatgaacGTATATTGAATCCCGAGGTATTTGTTATTATTGGCTAGAGGAGATGCCAAAATCCCAAATGATAACCATATCAACCTATAACGTAGCTATATGTTAGGAACATGTAATActcacaaatgtacaaaaataaacatcatctTATTGAAACAAAGTACCAGAAACTGCCACCCATATGTGAGTGGTATTgaacctttttaaacattatattttgatttgcagcctattatttttaaatctagcacaaaatgtgttttttctttccaagACGTAAATGTTAGCAAGAAGATTGATACTACTCTTAAGGCCATAGCTTACATACAAATGGGGAACAGGGGAAAGAAACTTGGCAGGCTCAGTTACAATTAATGTGCATATAACACGTAAATCCAACTAACATGTTGTATCTGGTTGTTTATTCATATACACAGTAATggaaaaaaagccatttttttaGAGCCAGGCATGAAATGCTGTGcaaaaatgactcaaaaaagCATATCTCAACTATTCTTTTAACTTTGAACTATTGAATGATATACTCCTGCCTGAAATGTTTATCATTAAGGCAAGTTTTCTATTGCGTAATGCAGATCGTGAAGTCACCACAAGATGGCAGCAGCACCCTCACGTACACTTTATTGCAGTTTGGCGGGTAAAAAGTACTTCCAAATCCTGGCCACAGACAATTATGTTTCCAACTAAAATAAACCATTCTTGCCCGGAATGCTGATGCAAAACCATCTCTCTGTTTCTATCTTTTCCAGACACAGAGCTCTGAAGCTTACAGCCTGCCCTCCTCTGCATGTACTGTTTGAGATTATGTGTCAAATGGCAGTAAAACAGTCCCTATTTTAACAGGGTCTCCTCCCCTCGGCAGCCATCGTAAATCTGTGGGCCTCTACACTTCTCTTTCTGGAGTTTGAATCTTTGAGTTTGAACGTTCAATTCCTGTTTCCCACAATGTATGAAGGAACTAAAACAGTCGAAGTAGAGAAAGAAAGTTGACGAGAGAGGGTAGGGAACACGAGCAGTGGGGGTGGGTGACTCCTCAGTATATAAGTGCGGATGCATACCTATGTGTTCACATTCAGCATGTTTCAGCTTACATCATGCGGCGCATGCCAAACAAGggatgttgttattattaatgtgcTGACAAAGGGGAAAACGCAGCCATTTATAACCGGAGATTTACAGAACAAGACTTATGGACGATGAAGACGTTTACAAAATCTGTAACTCAGTAACTTTTTCCAGTAGGAGTTTCGCAAATTGCCACACTTGCAGCTGGCAAAAGATCAAACGTTTAAACACCTCACTGTAATCCTGCCTCCCTCGGAGAGCTTGTTATAAAGAcgcacacacttcctgtttctccaaAGCACCGGATGCTGCCTTCCAGCCAGCAGGgcaatttgtgtttttgctctCTTAGGGTCTTTGGTGAGAAATATTTAGCTCTGaagtcttgtttttctttgctttagATGGGACATGTATTCCTAAGGATGACCGAGGGAGATGAATAAAAAATCTTACTTTGAGCATAaacagtctctgtgtgtgagtgtgcgtgtgtgtgcgcgtgcgtgctTATCTGTCTGGAGCCCTCGGGGCATCTTGGGGGAAAGCctgctgcctgtctgcctgctgcGCTCCAGTCTGCTTCTAAAGAAGAGAGGCAGTGTTGAAAGAAGTTAGGGCCATGTAGAGGGCTTCATTCAATACACTGCGAGTGTGCTGCGCTGTGTATTGTACAGTAAGTGGACATAACCTCGTGGAGGTTCAGGCTCGAGGCACAAAACTTTGTTCTCTCTACTGTGAAACTAAGTTTATCCAGCacaatacataaaacaacatgACATCTGGTTAAGAAAACTCCaaacttcctgtgtgttccttGTTTTACTTTCCTATGAAGAACGTATACAGTAcatggaaatatttgttttttttatcacttgATTTTCAGGATATTGCTTTCTAGATGTGAATATCTTAACGAAGTGATAACAAATTctaattacaaaaatattggCAGTTGTCCAGATCATAAAAAAGGGGTATTTGGGTGAAATGTCTATATTGTAACACTTACATAAGCTTAAAAGTTCATGGTGGAAACAGAAACGTCACTTTGTGAGTATGATAAATAAGTGTCTCTAATTTTCCACTCACAGGGAGGCTGTATAAGCACGTTAAGAAATTACCTTCTTTTTACATTGTGATATACGTACAGATACAGTTCAGCCTGGTCTCACTCCCAGGGTTTCAAATACCAACACTTAAGCAGTGGTCAGTGGTTAGAATCTTGATACCGGCGCACAAGGCCCCCTTTAGCATCGATATGAGATTCCCTATCTTTTAATTAACATGATGTTAACCCATTGTCTTCATTATTGGACGCCCATATCAGCAAACGTAGCACTCAAAATGCACTGGCTTTCCTAAGCAGTAGAGATGAAATTGCATAGGTTTCAACTAtgcaacacactacaggaaagggaaaaccccaaaacgcATAATAGGGCCACTTAAAGTTTgaacttaaaagtaaaaataaaatctatgaAAGAAGAGTCCTGCACGTAAAAAGGGCAATTCTGTATTTACCCTTAGAGAGAGTTGTTTCTCCATGTTAGAAATGTGACGTTAAGCTTACTGCTCAATCCAGTTTGAAACGTAACAGTTTTAGGGGTGGAATCGATCTTCTGATCCAACCCTAAACAAGAAAGACACTAATGTACAATGTACAATGTAGCCTACAGTACAACAGTTGGCCAAAACTCACCATACCAACAATTCTCCCAAAAATGAGGATTGTGATATCTTTGTCTGAGCGATAAAGTGCTTTCTGTTGATTAAAACACTATAGTCGCTCAGTTTGTCCTTGTTCTTTTAATGAAGAAAgcattttgatgtgttttgcaTACACAGGTCTGTAGGaaattgttttacattattgttCTACTTGTTACAAAGGCATACACTAGGCAAAACCTGCATACACTAAAATGTTAATGACAGAAAATGCAAACAGACCTCAAATGACTGGTAACAGTGCCTGATTGACACATTCTGTTAAATTAAGGATATCAGGTATTGCATTTTggtttgtaatattttaaaattatGATAGCAAAGAGGAATGATGTGAAGGCTgcttttgtttacttgtgtgGCCTGTTGAATGCTGGTGTCCCCTATATGGTTTCATAGTCTTTGCTAACACTGCCAAAAGATCCTGCAAATAATTGATTCCTCACACTCTCTGTGACGGTGTTCTGACAGTGATCTCTGACCTCTGAGAGGGGGGCTAATCAAAAGAGAATTTCCCGGCTGAGGTCAAATCGGTATCACATTGCTAAAgctacaacaaacacaataccTGTCTCTTGTAGGTCACACAGCAGAGCCACACCGTTATTTGGCGACAAAGGCTCACTTTCAAGAATACAGCATTGACAGCTCGGTGCTTTTGAAACGACATTGGACCAACATGTTTTTGGATTTTTAAATTTGGGAACAGTATAAggcagagaagaaaaacaatggcGTGAAGTTTCACAGAACCTCGATCCAATGGTTTATTTATTGGGGTAAATAAAAGTGTCGAGAAAAAATTCTGCAAATGAATTGcaaaaactgaatttgaatTGTGGGAACTGAATGTGGAAGTGTACAGAAAAGGTTTGGAGTAGTAGTAGGAAGGGGGTGAGGGTGGTGGAGGGATTTGCACTGATGGATGTCCATTTGCTGGCCACATTATAGTAGCCGGAGGGCAAGCAGACAGCAACCGCTGCTCCCCTCCCTCTAATCTGTGTGTGGGTAATCAGAAACACATGGCTCCCCATAATGGCTCCAGTGTTGTGCTGTGAAGTAGAACGGGGCTGTGAGGGTCGGGTACACACCAGCACACAGCCACGGTGACGGTAAATATACAGCTCACACTTCACATGCCAGTGCACTGCAACCACATACTGTAAAATACATCCGGAAACCCAAATACATGTAAATGCAACTCCTTTTTTCAGGCTGTTATCAAAGTAGAGTGTGTGTAAAAAGTTTGTGAATGAGCAGTCCTCATAGTCACTGAGAAGGGATAAAGCAAATCCTATGTGGTTTTAAGAACATTGAAAAGTTGCTGCAGGCTAAAGGCGAATAACGCAACggcatgtgtttttatgagtggTTTTGGCAAAAATATTCGAGTGAAAGTTAGTGTCTCAAACAACAAAGCTGTTGTAAGCTACAGTTGATCGGTCGCAGACAGGACTGATGGTCGGGACAGTTGGGGTGCAgtgcataaaaacacaagacatcAGATTATTTTCCTTGGGTTTGGGCAGACACATTcggtcttgtgatcattttcCGTACCAATAGCTGGAATAAGGCGGCAgctttctccctctcactctcgCTCCCTTGCTCCAGGTTGGAGTGAGtgaaaagcagaggaaaaagaaaaaaaaaactttggatCAGCCTGTGGAATTATGTGAAAGCTGAAACCTCAAGCCACATTATGAAGTCTGAAGTCCCACTTTACTGCACAGATAGTGGATGGATGGGTGTGTGAGGGAATAAAGGacggaggagggaggaaggagtgAATGAGAGAGGAGTAAAACAGCCTACAGGGAAAAACAGGGAAGgaacaagaaagaaagaaagaaagaaagaaagaaagaaagaaagaaagaaagaaagaaagaaagaaagaaaaagaaagaaggagcaTCTGACTGATCTGCTTTCTATTAACGATCGAAATCTTCTCCACTGATACGTTCATTCCATAGAATTGTGCTgacaaagggggaaaaaatccagcGCAATTTGAAGGCACAGACAACTTTTTACACACCCCTCCACGTAAAAGAAAAGtggggaaaagaggaagaaaaatctCCATctggatagagagagagcaaaTGTGGCTTGATTACATTCCTGGCTATgcatattcatttgtattttccaCATTTACAGAACTTTTGAAGAtgaaaactgtgtttatttaaagcTCTATGTCCTAACACTGCTAGAATAATGATACATGGGTCCAGCTCAAAGTAGTTTGACAGCTATGTCACACATACAGAAAAGTGGGTGGAATTAAAGTAAATAGCAGATTTCAGCCTCATATGTTGACTTTAAGCTCTAAGTCTCTGTCTTTCATCAACTTTATCCGAGCATCTATTTGGGAGGTCGTCTTGTTATGCGGTTTCTCTTAATTTGTGATTAAGAgctgcctttttatttcccCTCCATGCCACTCTAAGGGAGCTTGGGGTCCATTATAAGGGCCGTTTTAAATCGCAAAGTGAGTGGATGTCACTGGAAatctataaacacacatttgatgcTTATGCTGTCTCTCCTCCCCATTCTGGTTGACCTCAGTTCTCCGTGGTTTTGGCTTAAGAAAAGCACCAGCTTCATTTCCagtaaatgtcatttaataGTTACTGCATTTCCACAGAGCTGAGAAACAACGTTTAACGTGTGAAGGGGACTGCAATTAGACAGTGTTTCTCGCAGACAGTGCGTCGACAGGGAtaagagacaaaaacagcattttctaaaTCTCCTCTGGCCGTGTCTGATGAAATGAATGAGCTAGGGATATACGACTGCATTTTAAGATATTGTgcttcaacagaaacacatctgtCATCAGTGAACCAGTCGGTGGTTTGAACGCTACAACAAAAGCTACTTCTGAATTTTAAACATCAAAACCTCAGGCTCTCTGTTGCATTGAAGTTTTTCaagaaatcattttttttgacaaaacatACAAGCATTTTAGCATAAGGTTTTGGGAACAAATGAGGTATTTGAACGGTAAAATACAGTTCAATGTATTTCTAAAACTACATAGAATCTTGCCTTTCTCTAGAATATCTAGCCATGCATGCTAATAGAAGCTTCTATCCACTGAACAcctattcaaatgttttaactgAAATGTAGTAAAGACTAATCCATTATCCTGAACTTACATGGGCACCAAAAAAGCTTCTCTTGACTGGGTCCACAAATTAATATTTGTACCCCTTTCAAGTGTAACCCGACTCCACTTTCTTTCTGCTTTGCATTGCagaaaatatttgtctttttcccCCTCACTCATAaatttctttcttcctctccttgcAGGGACTGAAATGGCTACCAGATGTGGTTCCAATCTGTTcccgttgccatggaaacacagGGACTGGAATAGGTTTTCTGAGTCCAGGGCTTTTGGCTGACTCATTGGGCCTGAGTTTTAAAGCGTCGCTGTTTTGATGGACCTGGGAAACTGAGGGCGCCCCAGCTCCAAGTCGTGTTTAGACTGGCAGCAACCATGTCATCAAACCCCCACTTCCCACACTCCTAACCCTAACTTTTGGACCAAGCTTTAAGTTATCCTGTACAGTTGCTCCTTTGTATTGCAGCGCAATAGCAAATTTATGTTTCACACGTCAACCTTCAATACCAAGTCaataaaatgagcaaaatattaCTGTTAGCTAACTACACAGGGGATATGAAGAGGCCAAGCTCCATAATCATACACAGGCCTCCCCCTTTTATAtccatttaaaagcagcaggcACAGAAATCCATTACACACGTATGTCGTACACATGCTCTATCAACACAGTTTATCCTGAAATGTTGTGCAGTGGTGACACGCAATGCTGATTTCCAAGCTGTGACTTTCCCACAGCATGTCAAGGATGAAGAGCCAGACCGTGTGTTGGTATGCTCAGCTGAGAGTCTTCTCCATCTGTGAGTTGAGGATGGGCAGATGGAGGCAGTTGTGTCAACATTCCTCTCCATATTGGCAATGAATCAAACCTAAAGCCATTGTCACAAAATGAGATGTTCGGGGGGTTGGAGTTAGGCTGATAGTCCGTATAAGAGCGTAACATGGAAAGTGATTTGAGAATGAAGACCAGGTCTATAGCTGGGAGAAACATGTAAAGACTTAAACCGCTCAGGCTCTACACATTGGTTGTTTGAGCTAACTGATAGCATCAGCATAATAACATGCTGCAAAGGCAATGTTTATGTGGGTGTATGTTCTCTATCGTAGTTAAGTGTGTTAGCAAAATCTAATTAGCTCTCGATTCAAAATACAAGTCAAGCTGAATAGAATGTCAATAGTtatgatattaaaatattagGGGATAGAACAACATACTATAATTAAGTATGCAGGGTCATTAAATGTCTCAACCCAATTCTGTGGCAATCCATTCAATAGTATGATACATTTCACTTAAAATGGCACATCTAACACCAAGGTGGTCCAAGAAGAAAAGGCATAAAGATTCATCACCTAGAACCCCTGAATaactacacaacattttaaGACAATCTATTCCGTATTtgatcaaacattttaaacaagatTAAAAAGGCTAAACAACTGACATTGCACACATTGAGCTGAAGTGCTAGCAATGAGCCAAAGCGCAAAAGGCTACATACTAAGTGTCAAATTAAATTGCtggataaaaaaagataaatgccGTCAATGTTGAGCATACttttgttaattaaaaatattttagaaGGGTCTGTTGAGGTCACATTGACAGCCATTGGTTGTCAACATCAATACAGGGCATAATAGAAATAGGCAAGTCTCTAAGGGGAAAAAGTGGATCATAATGTCCATGTCAAAAGAGTAGACCCTAAAACAAAGTCGTTGCGCCTTCTGGTTTCAATTACCCATCACATGGCCTATCCATCCATGCTTATATCCATCCATTCATGCTCCTGCTTTGCCTTATGGCGCAGTGCTGCTATATCCCTCTTCTCCCCGCCAAAAGAAGACACATATACAGCGCGTGATTAACTCCTTAGCACAGACTTtccactgtttctccctctcATGAAAGGAGCTCTTGTCCTGGCATCCTGAAGAAGCCAAATGAACAGTTCCCTGGTTCCCTCAGGCTCTTTGAAGAGCCGCTGTGACTGAATGACTGTCAGACTCCTGCCACGTCCCGGTAGCCCAGTCACAGGAAAGGGTCAAATATCAATCAGATTAAGAATGAATctgtttaaagaatacaataagaGATTCATCTGGCGTATTACCCATATTATTGTTAGTTAGTGTACACAGGAACAAGACATTTGGAGAAGATGCCAAGGAGAGGGCATGCCCCCATAAGAATGTATTGGTCAATTAGTGTATGATGAATGACATTGCCAAGCGATTAAAATGAGGATGGAtttttaagttctgttttttctAAAGCTacatgtattgctttttttattccaaagaaGTAAATGATAAAACACCAATTTAATACCCTTACACAAATGGAAAACAATGTTGCTAAACACAAAccacaaaagacaaaatataccTTACAGTTGGTAACgtttctgcagcttttcagGCCCTTCTTTACAAAAATGCACTGTACGCCTATAAAAACAGGCATGGGCCAGTCAGATAAAAATGTCCCCTTCATAATAACACAAAGTTATGTTTTTAAGTATATGCAATTATTTCAACAGTGGTATCATAGTAGTATTGTACAATCCTTTCCGTATGAGTTATTCTTATTTATGGGGGCAATCATAACAACTGAAGGGAACAAAAAGGTTACAGATTTCCGGTGCAGCTATTAATGCCGTATAATTACACTCTGCGTCATGCAGTTAAGTGttatacaaacaataacatcaacagaGAACAATTACAAAGCCAATGTAAACTTTACAAGGTGGAAAGTACTCATACTGTAGGTTTGCTTCAGAGCTTAGAATAAGCAACATaacaaaggaaaaaggaaaagcaaatacaACATGAAAGCCAGTTCATTGACACCAAGGAAAACAGAAGAACTACAAAGGTCATATAAGCACAGCTTACAAAGataataaaagtacacaatgTATACAAgtagaaaatgttgaaaatataacCAAAGAAATGCGTTGTACCTTGatataaacacataaaaccaAGAACAAATTTCAATCAGCTGTGAATTTAAAACATTCTTCAGCTGCAAACATACCAATGGCATATTAACATACATGCCATATATCACCATAATTATAACAATCATCCATTGTTAAGAAATCATGATTAAATACTACTTTCAAAATAGCTATTCACCATTAAGTGACAAAAACTGAATTATTCCAGTTCAAGTATTCCACCCCGCCAacttttttggttttcttatttttgaatCTCCACTTGAAATAAAAGTTGGCAACAACATTTAGGCAAACATGGCTTCTTTGCTTAAACTGATCTACAGTTGAGGCACATTTTAAAGCTCAAGGCATGGTACCACTTACAGACCTActcttaaaacaaatgaaatcaaagaaCACTGTTAATTTGGCATAAGTTTACTAGCTTAAGATAATAAGATCCTAAAGGGGCAAAACATCCTTGgcaagatttatttttcctcttaaTTCCCTGATGGCATAAACAAATTCATGTGAAAGGGAGTGGATCAGCTTAGGATATTGACCTAGTTTCTCGACTAAACTAAAAGACACATGGACTTGTAGTCGGAGACCTCTTGTGTAGAGAATACTACTAAAAGTTATTGCtttaacaaaatatttactGCATCTGATTTACAGGGGTGTCCTGCAgtatgtttttctaaaatacaGCATAGAGAAACTGTGGATGTTGCTGTATTACAGAGAAAGGAGTGagtttaaaatgatgtacaagCTTGAGATAAAGTGAGGAGATCAGATAGCttgggattttatttttggtttagtGGTTTAGCTGACTGAATAAATCGTACAGTAAGAGCACATTCTAGTGATTTGGTGTTAGCCGAAGTATGAAAGAGGTTTAAAGCAGCCCTTTTTGAAGATATATCAACGTGTTTGTTTGGGTTTCAACAAACATTGTCTGACAGAGTTGAACAGAGGAGAGCTAAGTGTGAAAatctaaaattgaaaaaaaggtCTTAAAGGAAGAACCTTGAGATCAACACTAGAACTCAATTAGGAATGAAGTGTGAGTTACAAGAACACAAGACTTTTAGGTCCTAAATCTGGCATACTCGGGTTGTCAAATTAAGTTGTTCAAagaaaaatgttcctttatATTGTGGTATATCAAACTTTTATATACTAGCAAAAATAGCCAAGGAACATAAAAAGGTTATTGCTGAAGAAATCCTCCAACAATTCACACTTCAAGTGTCGCTCTTAATCGACAATAATGAAGAAGAACTTTTTCAGCAAAGAAAAGCGTAGACAAGAAAAATGAGGAGGGTGTCTAAAGGTATTGAACTATATGAATGCATTTTGgtccacaaacaaaacaaagaaagcaaaATAGCTTGCAATCCTCAAAGGATCCAATTTTCTGGTTATTTTTAGTACCATTAGTACCTTCGGAGAGCCTACataaaaaatagcttttttgcCGACAGCTGCATAGAGAATCACACTTATGCAACCTCAAAAGCAATCCATATATACATATAGTGGTGGAAATACTGCAAAGGAATAGAGATGATTGAACTATGGATGATGTATGTGCACCACTGTTCTCACAGTTGTGTCCGGTCTAGAAAGAGGTTGTGGTGTGAGATTGTTGCATAGTCGTTATATGAAAATGGATTCTTAAGATGTAACACAATGGTGTATAGAGGCCATAATAATACAACTCACCAATTTGACTCAATTGCACCCTCGATTTAAAAGCATTTCTCACTCCTGGTCCTGGAGTCGCAACAAACTTACATAGAAAATGTCTCTTGATTGAAAAACGATGTGGTTGACCTTACAACAAATCCATTTTAGTGTCTTTGAAATCCATCAAACACGATGGtcatttgtctttaaaaacCCTTATTTCACTACCTGTGGTGGCATGATGGCTGTCTTTGGATGGGGTGTTTTGCTTTCCGATGAATCCAAAGTACCCTCCTTGCCTTTCTTCCTTGGTGGCTTTTTCATTGGAGTTTTCTTTGGCGTGGGATCAAACATCGGTTCCCCTGCCCTTGAGCCGTTCAAGTCCTGCTTCTCCGGGCTCTTTGTTTCAGGGGTCCCGAGGTCGGTGGCGACTGGAGCCACCATTTTCTGGAGGCTGCTTGAGGTGGGCAGTAAGGGCTTGGTGGAGCCCTGCTGGCTTAATCCGCTGGATGGGGTCCTCTTCGCTTTCTGTGGAGGTGTTGGCTTCTCCCTGTTTCCCTTGGGTGTGGAGAGACCGTTGGTTTTTGTCAAACCTGTCCCCTCATTCCTGTTGATGCTTTGGGTTTTCTCCTTAAGCTGAGCAGCCAGGAGTGTGGCAGCCTCCGAGTTCATATGAGGGTGGATGACTTTAGGGCTCTTGGGTGGCTCCTTGGCGGACTCCTTTGGAATGTCAGC of the Eleginops maclovinus isolate JMC-PN-2008 ecotype Puerto Natales chromosome 12, JC_Emac_rtc_rv5, whole genome shotgun sequence genome contains:
- the selenoe gene encoding selenoprotein e: MWAFLVLMLALVVRASDTNNNTEVEEQLDIARGKLLAPSVVGUGIKKMPELHHFLLESWALYHNLEYDSSEEKNPRLIFYSQKDEVVKTVPVKKMKAEEISSLLDSLGFYKRSQKGEEVPEEFQQFPLRPPKDEL